The DNA sequence TCTGGGAAAGGAGGTTAGTTGCAGAGGTGGTTTAGTTTGTCTTCTGCAGTTGGTGGCTTTTCATGGTTTCCTTTATCCACTGTAGAAATCTGGAGACTTTGGTGTAGACGCCTGGAGGTGtcccatttatttttccagaagagaCAATTCCTTGGGCCACATGGTTACACACAAGAGGGCCTCCGGAGTCCCCCTgtgaagagagaagagggaggactGAGCCTGTATCCTCCTGGTTGGATCCTACCTGCCATCTCAGGCTCCCTCTCAGACAAGGACGACCTGTAGAGTCTGCGTTCAGAGGACTATGCGGGACTCTAAGGGCCCTCAGCTGATATGTTCTGACTGTGAACATTGTTATTACCTCACCTCCCTCCTGGGGTCAGCCTCTGTCCTGCTCCCCAGGTTCTGGGATTGTCTCCCTTTGAAAGTGTGAGGGACCACTGTTGCATTGTTCAAGGTTGTGGAAGCAGGTGAGTGGCACAGACACCAGCATGGAGGATGAGCCCAGGGACCAAGGTGGGTGCCAGCGCTGAGGAGCCACTTAGTGAGAGCAACTGCACCATAGGTGCACAGGTCTCTAATGCCTGTGAGCTGAGGCAGTGTGGAGCATTGCAAGCTCAGCTTTCCAGGCAGGCTTCATTCAATGCAGGCCCCAGGTACTCCCAGCTgctcccttcttctctttccagGGAGAAATGACAGCCAACTGGGTGAGGGAGGCTCATGCTGCCTGGTCTCCAGGCCCCAGATCTTCCCCCAAACACCCCTCTCCTCAGAGCCAAGAGAGACAGAAGCTCAGTCTCACCTTAAAGGaagctttgttttcctttggatCCCCCACACATATCTGGATGGTactattgtattttaataatttctcgCGCTCGCACACCTGGTGCTTCTGCACTTTCAGCTTTACCTCCTGCAGTGTGTTGGAGGGTTTGCCATTTTTTGCCACTCTCCCCCAGCCAGCCACAAGGCACATCTTCCCAGGCTTCACCTTGTCCTTGCCCCTGGGCAGCTTGATAGGCTGCACAGCTGCATTCAACTTGGCTTTTTCCTCTAGCTATGGGGGATAAGAAAGAGTTCAGTTCAGATAAGGGCCTCTGGGCCTAGACACTATGATGGCCAGGATGGAAGTGAGTAAAGGGGCAGAGTCATGGTGGGAGGGTACCATCTGCACTAGTGAGGGCTAAGGCAGCAGGGAATAGGACATACCTCCAATAACATGATGTCATTGTACAAGTAATTATCATCGTAGTCTGGGTGGCGGATGGTTCTTTTCACTGGGATGACCTGCTGGGTCTTCTCCTGCTTTTCAATGTTGTGTGCCCCCAGGGTGACATTCATTGGCCTGCATAGAGAGTGCAGTGGTCATGGGTGATGTGGAGTCATAAAGAATATATCTAGGAGCTGTGAAGAGCAGGCTACATCAGGGCCAGGGTAGAGCTGTAGCTGAGGGGGGACAGAGAGGACAGGAGGCCTTGGCTGAGTGACAGTGCCCTCTACTTCTTAGCTGTTGAGGAGATTTCTGAAGCCATTGGTATCTGAACCATAGGTTTTCAGGAGTCAATCATGCCTAGGAAAACACATGCAAATTTTTTTAGTTTGCATTGTCATAGCAAAGCACGCTCCTAGGCTCCTAGCTCTTGATATGGCAGGCTTGGCCACTCTGGTTTTTCTTACTCAGTAGTGCCTCTAGAGTCACTGCCTTGCTCTCCATAGGACTTGGccatcctctttctttttcaccCCTAAAGGCATCTCCTGCACATATTCTCCCAAGTGTCCATTTGTCTACTGAGAAAGAGGCAGAGGTCACTGTGTAATGTTTGCAGGAGGGTCTGGGCTATTTTCTGGTCCTCACCTTCCTAAGCAGTGAGCGGCCGTCAGCACAAAGTCTTCTCTTATCAGGAAGCCACCACACTTATGCAGTTTATGTTTAACAACAAACTGAAGATAGGCCATATAGGGCCGGGAGTGGGGCTTGGATTCATGTCCCCCGATGATCTCCCCTGAAAAAAAAGTCACTCTGTTTGTGTGCACTCACTGAATCCAGCAGGTGGGCGTCTGTTCcatgcctccagaactgtggggaCATTTGGGAACCTTGGATGACCTGAGTCTGGGCAGGGGCTGAGGAAGGGGGCCTCAACTTCCTTTTctgaaaaagggaaggaaagcagGTGTTGGTCTATGAGTTTTTCTTCCTTACATAGGTGGAGTTGAGCATACATTTCTAGGGACAATGAAATCCCAGGGGAGCTTTCTGCTTCCAGAAATTTCTGAGGCCCTCCTGAGTGCTGTGCTGCCTAGGACAGTGGCTGCTTGCTAATGGCCAAGATTTCAGTTCACTCTAGATGTTGTTCTGTCCTATTTCCTAGGCCTGACGTGTAATTGATGGGATGCACAAAGGAATGGCTCCAGTTTGTCTCTGGGTGAGGGTTGGTAGGGCAGTGCTGCTGGGGTTGAGGAAAGCAGAGAAGTTAGTGTCTGCCACAGTGGCTCCTACCAGAAAACAGGGGAGTCACCAGAGGTCTGGGAAGAGAAACAGAGTTGGCGAAAGGGATAGAGTGGCTTGGGACTGAACAAAGGAATTATTCCAGGGAGAGTGATTCCACCATTTCTGGGGTCACCTGGGCTCTAGAGTTCTCTGCGAAGCAGTTGGCAAGGGGTACACCTGTGTCACCCCAGACGCAGGTGCCAGACCCACTTTTCCCCTTTTCAGGAGAATTGAACATTTCCTCCCGTCCACCCTCTGGGGTGCACTTGTAGCCAAGCCCCACTTTCCAGATGACCAGAATGGGGTCTAGGCAGAAGTCTACATCCACTGGCTCTTCTTCCAAACAGACTTCTGCCCCCACGTTCCTGTTGCTACTTACCCAGTGTCTCCCTTGGGGTTCTGCAGTGGAGCTGGAACTGGGATTCAGAAGGCTCTGGGTAGAAGGATGCATCAGGGTGTGCAGAAGGGACAGGAGTTCTGTGCCAGCTGTGGGTTAGGGTTGGACCTCTGAGGGAGGGAATGGTCACTCACCTGCCCTTGCTTTGGGAGGCAGAAAGAAGGCCAACAGCAGCAGGTGCAAATGCATCTTCTTAGAAGGGCTTGTGGAGCTTCCTCCTTGTTGTCTTTTAGTCCTCAGGGGCAGAAGAAGGTGGAGTGAGCTCTGAGATCTTGTGTTTCTGTCTGTTTTTAAGGTGCTTCATTATAGAAGGCTTTCTATGAAAGCTCCCTACCCCCACTGCCTGGCCTGATGACGTCTTCTGAGTGGTTGTGTGAGAATCAGGCTGTGACCACATCAGTACCTGGTGCTGATGATTCAGAGTGCACCACCTGTTCCACCTCAGAACTGAAACTCAAGAGCATAAGGTTGAGACTGTAGGATGTGGTACTGGAAGCTAGGTTCCCAGTGATACAACCATCCATGGTCTCCATTTCCTGCTGCTAAGCTTATTAGGGTAATTTCTGTAGCAGACATGAATTTAGCAGATGTGCCTCCATCTCTTGTGCTATGACCAAGCATGTTGGAGATGTGTCTCCTTTCCCTGACCTTCTGGTAGAAGATTAGCAGGGCATGGTTTGAGGAGAGCTAAGGTAGAGTGACGTATAGACAGTAACAAGGCAAGTCTACCATCCTCTAATCCTCCCTGGCAAGCCGTTCATCCTCATGCCTTCTTCCCAGGGGGATTTATACATCACTCATTTAATTACCAAAACTCAGTGTGATAGAGTCCACTTCTCATCTTAATGTTTTAAGCAAAATCTTCACATTGAACATTCACTGGCCTAAATTAACAAATTGCTGAAGCTCCAGGAGTTGAATTTTCTGATTGACCTGAGCCAAGTCACTCCTACTTCTCAGTGCAGACTGGGGTAGGTCCCACCCAAATTACTTGCACTAAGGATGGAAGAGGGCTGATATCCTAAAGGATAGTCAGGTCATGCCGTGCAGCCAAAGGACAATAATTGTCCTTTTAATTTTCCCTATGTTTGGTCAGAGAGGCATGCTCTTGACTGAAGGCTCACAGTAGAGACTGGTAATGCTGATGTTCATACTCCATGGGAAGTGAAGGATTGCTTCTAGCTGAGCCCATGCTCAGGTATTTTACAAGACCAACTAAATATGGTGCCGAAATTGTGGAGCTCACCTGGAGATGATCAGCATCACGGGGGCTTTTAAAGAGTTACAACACGGGAGCTCACTGCAACAGCAACAGGAGGTGGCTATGAAATTACTGTAGTGGATGAGGATGTGCTGCAGTTCATTCATGCAGTCAAGATTTAATGCagcctctttaatttttttttttgcctttccctCCACTGAGTGGCATCGTGTATGATCcgagtttgtgtgtgtgagttttgataaattttaaccTTATAATAGATTCATGCATATTGAATGGTAGCGAATGCTAAAATAGACTACTATgtacatttttatgcatttatcacatactcttttcttattttttttcaatattctaggctatgagtttcctttttttttgttttccagattttCACAAATCCACCTGCCTACTATAGTCCACATATATGCAGACTTCTCCAATTGAAATTCATGTTGTTCTAATGTCAACTACATCCAGAAATAGTTGGATTTCCATCtttgttttctctgtattttacAATCTTTCTAGGAGGAACATATGTTTCAACATGAATGATTCTATATCCTCCTTGTCAATAGCCAACTATCTACATTTATTAAagctctacttaaaaaaaaaaacttaatgggtctggggttgtgactcagtggtaacatgtggaggcactgggttggattctcagcaccgcaaataaatgagtaaaataaatgaagttccatgaacaactaaaaaattataaaaaacattAATGGGTccaatagtaaaattttaaaaataaattaccttcCTGATTGTAGGTTATTATGGGTCATCAAGAAaatttaggaagtagaaaggaagggcctgggttgtggctcagaggttgaacACTAGCTTaccatgtgtgagatactgggttcgatcctcaacactacataaaaataaaataaagatattgtgttcacctataactaaaaagtaaatatttaaaaaaagaaagtagaaaggaaaagTAACACATATTTTTTCTGTCTCCCACAGACAGATGTTTAAACTAAAGCAGTATATTCTAAATACTTGGGGCAATTCTGTACATGTAAtgcaatttccttttattctcaaCCCTACAGTGTAAACACTgtctttatgtttaaaaaaaaatctattagtcCCTTCTACACAGGAGGTTGAGGAGGAAGATTACAAGTATGGAGgacagcctgtgcaacttagtgagactctgtctcaaaataaacagagCCAGAGATGTAGCTCAACGGTAGAATCTATGCAAATGCAgggccctgagtttaatacctAATACTGACAAAAAATCAGTTAATATTTCCTTAGTATCTTTTTCctagttattaaaaattaatatgcattTAATTGTTAAAGttgtacaatttaaaaaacagtttgagcaaaaagaattaaaattaccTGATTTTTCACCATGCATGGTAATTACCTTTAATGTCTTACATGATCTaacacttttttcatataatatctgcattttttaaattaaaaagagatcATGATAAGCATGGATATGGCCTATTTATAAAGACATGGAAGTTGGACTAGAGGTGTAGTTCAGTACGTGTGAAGCCCTGGCTTTGATTTGCCAtactgcagaaaaataaataaatattgaggtAGAATTCACAGAATACACAATTAATTactttaaagtgtacaatttcaGTGGCATTTCATGAATTCAAAATGTGTAAGTACAACCTGACTTTAATTCCAAGTTTTTCATCACCCCAGGACACTATGGTAGCCTGTCAGTAACTCCATTTTCCCCCTTTACACTACCATTCCCCACACCACCCTTGGCAACCACTACTTTTTCAATCTCTAAAGAtttgcatattctggatatttcatagaATTGAAATCATGTATGTATCTGTtgggcctggcttctttcacttagataAGTATTCTGAGATCCATCCAAGCCATAGCATGTAGTGGTATTCATTCTGTCCTATGACAACTGTGTTACACCACAATTTATTCACTCATCTCTTGAGGAGCATTCGTATTATTTCTACATTCTGACTGTTATGGTTAATTCagcaataaacatttgtttacaAATTTCTGTTGCCCAAtatgttattctttctttctcttggatacataactaggaatggaatttctgggtcatatggtaatccAATGTTGAAATTCTTGAGGATCCAAAGCATTATCTACAGTAGCcgtgccattttacattccaaCCCACAATGTATGAGGGTTCCTATTTCTCCACTTGCTTGCGAACACttactttgttttgttattgttattatactTGTTGTAGTGAAGTGGGTGAcactttggttttgatttgcatttccttcatGACTAATAATATTGTGCCCCTTTTTGAGTgttcatttgcatatcttctttggaaagatGTTAACTCAAGCCCtatgcccatttaaaaaattacattgtttGGTGTTTCATTGTTGAGTTATCTGAGTTCTTCATATGTCATGGATAccaaactcttttaaaaagtctttattctAGAAAGTGCTGtaaatgattttattactttcaggtgttatttttcctaattattcAAGGCTATTTCCCAGGGTAGGAATAATACACTAGTGTTTCTTCTTGTATAGATGGAATATGCAACCATCCTgatttttctgtgattttaaagcattttttccctttctgctggttgacttttcattttctcaacgCTGTCATTTAATACACAAGATTTTTGTGAAGTCCAACATATTTATTTCATGGTTTGTTTGTTCTGTTGGTGTCAGACCCAAGAATCCATTGTCAAATCAGAAGGGCATGAAGATTTCCCTGAGGATTATAGTTTTTAACTATTACATAGTCTGTTGATCTATTCTGAGTTAATTATGAAGCATGGAGTGAGATGGAGGTTCATCATATTCTTTTGCCTGTGGTTGTCCCATTGTCCCAGTTCCATTTATTGAAGATATTATTCTTTCTTCACTGAATGGTGAAAACTTCCTTGACCACTTTTATTAAAGATCAATTGGCTATAAATGTTGGGTTATTTCTGAACCTCAATTCCATTTCATTGGCCCATGTGTCTCTTTATACCAGTACCACcatattttgattattataacTTATAGTAAGTTTTGAGAATTGGAAGtcctttaacttttttctttttcaatactgtttttgctttttgggGATTCTTGCAATTCCATTGCATTATCTTTTTGATTTCAGAAGCAAAAGCCACTGGAATTTTGATAGATGGTATATTGAATCTGAGGAGCACTGCCATTTACTAATAATCTATTACCAATAATCTATTAATTCTAATCTGTTaacatggaatatctttccatttaattAGGCCTTCTGTACTTTATTTCAGCAATGCATTGTAGTTTTCAGTGCACAATTTCCCATTTCCTTTGTGaaatttagttttagatattttattcttttggatattctcttaaatggaattttttcttaattttcttttctgtcataCACATTGCTGGTATACAGAAACACAACTAATCTTGCATCTTGCaaattgctgaattcatttactaaactatgtctgttttttgtttggatattctatatattctttataatacaGTAAGCATctgcaaataaaaatagttttacttttttcttccaagttaaatgtcttttttaaatcattgtcTTGCCTACTTGCTTGTATAGGAAATCTTGTACAATGTTGAATAACAGTGGATATGCAGTGAAAGTGGACATTGTTATCTTGTTCCTAAAGCTAGGGGGAAGTTTTTAGTCTTCCAACACTGTGAATGATGGTAGCTTTTGGGTTTTGATAAACATCCTTTATGATGTTAAAGAATTTCTCCTTTCCCTAGTTTGCTGAATTTTGTAAATCATGAAGgagttttgaatttttctaatttttttttctgtatctattaagTTGACTGTATGGCCTTGCCTCTCTATTCTATCAATATAGTATATCACCTTGATTGTTTCCTTATGTTGAACTACCCattgcattcctggaataaatctCACTTAGTCATTGGGGTAAAATCCTCTTATTATGCAGTCAGCTTTGATTTACTATAATTTTGTTAGGATTTTTGTATGTATATTCATAAAGATTATTGgtgtgtgattttcttttctttggacaTTTTCACTTTAGTATCCTGGTGTTTGCCTCTTTATGTCAGGAAGTTTACCTCCTCTTCCGTTTTTTTGAGAGAAGAATTTGGTGTTAATCTTATGTAAATGTTTGTTATAATTTGCCAGTGAAGCTCTCTGGTCCTGAGGTTTTCTTTGTTAGGAGATTTTTTGATTACTGACTCAAACTCTTTACTGGTTATAggtcagttttctcatttttcttgagtCAGTTGTGATAAGTTCTGGATTTCTAGGTGTTTGTCCATTTCATATAGATTATCCAATTTTGCTGGGTACAAATGTTCTTTTGTAACCTTTTCTTTATGGGTAGAATGTCTCTATTTTCATTTCTGCCTTTAGTAATATGAATCATTTTGTTCTGAGTTGATATAGCTaaaagtttgtcaattttgttatcttttgaaagaaaccacctgtggttttatttctttccattttgctgatttctttCTAATGTTCATAATTTTCTTCCTGTGGCTGGGTTGAGTTATTTGatcttttattaattctttcaagTGTACAAAGTTGTGGTGTTGACTTGagatctttccttttttatgtacATGTTTCTAGTTATATATTTCCCTCTGAGCACTGATTTTTCTGTATCCCATCCATTCTGTTatgttatatttccttttatctcAATAAATTGTCTAGTTtctcttgtgatttcttctttgacccattgaTTACTTATGTGCGTATATCAATTTCTTAAGTTtgtaaacttttattttccttctgttattgatttctagctttCTTTTATTGTGATTAGagaaaagaatttgaattatttcaatcTTTTGGTTTGTGGCACAGCATATTGTGTATTCTGGAGAATGATTCATATGCACTTGAGAGAAATGTGCATTCTGTTGCTGTCAGAGAGGTATGGAAGTTCCCAAAGATTTTTATATAACTGTCAATTTCTCCCTTCAACTCTGCCAATGTTTGCTTTATCTTTCTGGAGAGCTGATGTTTGGAGCATATATGTCTGTGAAGGTTACATATATATTGTCTTCTTGAAGTATTGGCTTTTATTCAATATGCAATgttctttgtgtcttttaatatgatttattttatagtctattttgtctgatgtTAAATACACTTTAACTCTCTTTAGATTACTATTTGCATGGAATAGCTTTTCATGTTCTTTCATTCTCACCCTTTTTATATAGTAGGATCTAAGTTAAGTCTCAAAAGCAGCATATAGTTAGATCATAGTTTTAATCCATTTTTCCAATCCCTGCCTTTGAATTGGTGAGTTTAGTCCATCACACTGAAGTGATTATTGATAATGAGAAACTTTAGTGTCCTTTTGTTCAGCCTAAAGGACTCCCTTCAGCATTTCTTGGAGGCTGGTTCCctacctttttcccccctctaatATGTGGATATCTTCATTTATCCCTCAATTTTGAATGGCAGTTTTTCCAGATATAGAAATCTGAcctcaaaggttttttttttctttctgcacttTGAATATATCCTCTCACTTCTTTTTGGTTTCCATGGTTTCTGATAAAAAATCAACTATTGACCTTATTGAGGATCACTCATCTGTTTTAtgtagttttctctttttgtaattGGATTATACTTTACTATTTCTTTGGGGTTTTGGGGTAATTTTTTGTTGATAACTGGACGTTGTGGATATTGTGATGTGGTTACTTTAGCAACTGTACCACTGAGGCCACTTCCTTCCCCCAAAGCTTCCTGTTTCCACGGGACCTAAAGgtaatattttaactttctaGAGTGATGGATTCTTTCTGTTATCATCTTTCTCAGGCTCTCATGCTGTGTATGTTCTTACCATGTCTGCATAGGATGTGGCAAATAGTCTGGTTTGGGGTAAGTCAGAGGAATGCTGCTGAATCATTTACCAGAACCTCCCATATGTGATTGCAGAACTgattattctttctctttatctAATTCATGCCCAATAATCTCATGTCACATCTGCTTTCTATCATCTAATCTCATCCTGGTTGTATTTAGTTTTTTCTGCTTAAGACCAATATCTCTGGAACAATACAAGAAACACATGAACAGAGTAGAATATCTGGACCATTGCAGGTGATCCTTCAAGGCCTTCCTTATGAGAAATCAGGTATTGCAGAAACCTCTGCATCTCCGAGAGCATTATACCATGGTACAGTGACGGGGTGACTTACTGAGGAACCAACTCCAACATTCCAACTGCATTCCTTATGCTCATTTATGAGAACTTCCAACTATGACTGGAAACTGGACATTTTTATGTTCTCTTGTCTCGGGTTTCTAAGCATGGGAGACTCAGGACCATGCTAAAATCACCAAAGTATTGAATCTATCATTGAGGCTTAGAGGAGTCAGATATCCAA is a window from the Urocitellus parryii isolate mUroPar1 chromosome 6, mUroPar1.hap1, whole genome shotgun sequence genome containing:
- the LOC144255434 gene encoding granzyme B-like, producing MHLHLLLLAFFLPPKARAGEIIGGHESKPHSRPYMAYLQFVVKHKLHKCGGFLIREDFVLTAAHCLGRPMNVTLGAHNIEKQEKTQQVIPVKRTIRHPDYDDNYLYNDIMLLELEEKAKLNAAVQPIKLPRGKDKVKPGKMCLVAGWGRVAKNGKPSNTLQEVKLKVQKHQVCEREKLLKYNSTIQICVGDPKENKASFKGDSGGPLVCNHVAQGIVSSGKINGTPPGVYTKVSRFLQWIKETMKSHQLQKTN